One window of the Ammospiza nelsoni isolate bAmmNel1 chromosome 2, bAmmNel1.pri, whole genome shotgun sequence genome contains the following:
- the METTL16 gene encoding RNA N6-adenosine-methyltransferase METTL16 isoform X2, which translates to MCFNYAKKNVEQNNLSDLIKVVKVPQKTLLMDALKEESEIIYDFCMCNPPFFANQLEAKGVNSRNPRRPPPSSVNTGGITEIMAEGGELEFVKRIIHDSLQLKKRLRWYSCMLGKKCSLAPLKEELRIQGVPKVTHTEFCQGRTMRWALAWSFYDDVQVPSPPSKRRKLEKPRKPITFMVLASTVKELSVKAAAMGWDAVEAIAVVRAWVEKILTDLKVQHKRVPCGKEEISLFVTAIENSWIHLRRKKRERVRQLRELPRASEDVLQAMEEEKNSQKSVSNNSDCENPKAEDSEMGFMAPDEDVQMTAGDEQPEESAAKEEHSDPVKEEEMEAKQGETSLGKGSGDVKEEPCPAEEAGNLTVEKEPGPKETSGGFLFKCLMNVKKEGNDVVVEMHWVEGQNRDLMNQLCTYLRNQILRLVAS; encoded by the exons ATGTGCTTCAATTATGCCAAGAAGAATGTGGAACAGAATAACTTGTCTGATCTTATAAAAG TGGTTAAGGTACCACAGAAGACTCTTCTAATGGATGCACTGAAAGAGGAATCTGAGATAATTTATGATTTCTGCATGTGTAACCCCCCCTTTTTTGCCAACCAGTTGGAAGCTAAG GGAGTTAATTCTCGAAATCCACGGCGtccccctcccagctctgtaaATACAGGAGGGATCACAGAAATCATGGCTGAGGGAGGAGAACTAGAATTTGTCAAAAGAATTATTCATGATAGTCTCCAACTTAAAAAGAGGTTACG ATGGTACAGTTGCATGTTGGGTAAGAAATGCAGTTTGGCACCACTGAAAGAAGAACTTCGAATCCAGGGG GTCCCTAAAGTCACTCACACGGAATTCTGCCAGGGACGTACCATGAGATGGGCTCTGGCCTGGAGTTTCTATGATGATGTGCAAGTACCT TCACCTCCctctaaaagaagaaaactagAAAAACCACGAAAACCTATTACATTCATGGTTTTGGCTTCTACAGTCAAAGAGTTGTCTGTCAAAGCTGCAGCTATgggctgggatgctgtggaAGCTATTGCTGTGGTTAGAGCCTGGGTGGAGAAGATTCTCACTGATCTGAAG GTTCAGCATAAACGCGTTCCATgtggaaaagaggaaattagCCTCTTTGTCACTGCCATTGAAAACTCCTGGATTCATTTGAGGAGAAAGAAACGAGAGAGAGTAAGGCAATTGCGAGAACTTCCTCGAGCTTCTGAAGATGTTCTGCAAGCaatggaggaggaaaagaacagCCAGAAGAGCGTGAGCAACAACTCAGACTGTGAAAACCCCAAGGCTGAAGACTCTGAAATGGGGTTTATGGCACCTGATGAGGATGTCCAGATGACAGCGGGTGATGAGCAACCAGAGGAATCTGCTGCCAAAGAAGAGCACAGTGATCCTGTGAAGGAAGAGGAGATGGAAGCAAAGCAGGGAGAAACATCGCTTGGGAAAGGTTCTGGTGATGTGAAGGAGGAACCTTGCCCTGCAGAGGAAGCTGGCAATCTGACAGTGGAAAAAGAGCCAGGCCCTAAAGAAACTAGTGGGGGGTTTCTCTTCAAGTGTTTAATGAATgtgaagaaagaaggaaatgatGTAGTAGTAGAAATGCACTGGGTTGAAGGACAGAACAGAGACTTGATGAACCAGCTGTGCACGTACTTGCGGAACCAAATTCTTCGATTGGTTGCTAGTTAG
- the METTL16 gene encoding RNA N6-adenosine-methyltransferase METTL16 isoform X1: MALNKSMHARNRYKDKPPDFAYLAGKYPEFQQHVQTTLAGRVSLNFKDPEAVRALTCTLLKEDFGLTIDIPVERLIPTVPLRLNYIHWVEDLIGHRDADKQTLRRGIDIGTGASCIYPLLGATLNGWYFLATEVDDMCFNYAKKNVEQNNLSDLIKVVKVPQKTLLMDALKEESEIIYDFCMCNPPFFANQLEAKGVNSRNPRRPPPSSVNTGGITEIMAEGGELEFVKRIIHDSLQLKKRLRWYSCMLGKKCSLAPLKEELRIQGVPKVTHTEFCQGRTMRWALAWSFYDDVQVPSPPSKRRKLEKPRKPITFMVLASTVKELSVKAAAMGWDAVEAIAVVRAWVEKILTDLKVQHKRVPCGKEEISLFVTAIENSWIHLRRKKRERVRQLRELPRASEDVLQAMEEEKNSQKSVSNNSDCENPKAEDSEMGFMAPDEDVQMTAGDEQPEESAAKEEHSDPVKEEEMEAKQGETSLGKGSGDVKEEPCPAEEAGNLTVEKEPGPKETSGGFLFKCLMNVKKEGNDVVVEMHWVEGQNRDLMNQLCTYLRNQILRLVAS, translated from the exons ATGGCCCTCAACAAGTCCATGCACGCCCGCAACCGCTACAAGGACAAGCCCCCCGACTTCGCCTACCTGGCTGGCAAGTACCCCGAGTTCCAGCAGCACGTGCAGACCACCCTGGCGGGCAGGGTGAG CCTGAACTTCAAGGATCCCGAGGCCGTGAGGGCTCTGACGTGCACCCTGCTGAAGGAGGATTTCGGGCTGACCATCGACATCCCCGTGGAAAGGCTCATTCCCACCGTCCCCTTGAGGCTGAACTACATCCACTGGGTGGAGGATCTCATCGGCCACCGGGATGCTGACAAGCAGACCCTGAGACGAGGCATTGACATAG ggacaggggcatcCTGTATATACCCATTGCTTGGAGCAACTTTGAATGGCTGGTATTTCCTTGCCACAGAAGTGGATGACATGTGCTTCAATTATGCCAAGAAGAATGTGGAACAGAATAACTTGTCTGATCTTATAAAAG TGGTTAAGGTACCACAGAAGACTCTTCTAATGGATGCACTGAAAGAGGAATCTGAGATAATTTATGATTTCTGCATGTGTAACCCCCCCTTTTTTGCCAACCAGTTGGAAGCTAAG GGAGTTAATTCTCGAAATCCACGGCGtccccctcccagctctgtaaATACAGGAGGGATCACAGAAATCATGGCTGAGGGAGGAGAACTAGAATTTGTCAAAAGAATTATTCATGATAGTCTCCAACTTAAAAAGAGGTTACG ATGGTACAGTTGCATGTTGGGTAAGAAATGCAGTTTGGCACCACTGAAAGAAGAACTTCGAATCCAGGGG GTCCCTAAAGTCACTCACACGGAATTCTGCCAGGGACGTACCATGAGATGGGCTCTGGCCTGGAGTTTCTATGATGATGTGCAAGTACCT TCACCTCCctctaaaagaagaaaactagAAAAACCACGAAAACCTATTACATTCATGGTTTTGGCTTCTACAGTCAAAGAGTTGTCTGTCAAAGCTGCAGCTATgggctgggatgctgtggaAGCTATTGCTGTGGTTAGAGCCTGGGTGGAGAAGATTCTCACTGATCTGAAG GTTCAGCATAAACGCGTTCCATgtggaaaagaggaaattagCCTCTTTGTCACTGCCATTGAAAACTCCTGGATTCATTTGAGGAGAAAGAAACGAGAGAGAGTAAGGCAATTGCGAGAACTTCCTCGAGCTTCTGAAGATGTTCTGCAAGCaatggaggaggaaaagaacagCCAGAAGAGCGTGAGCAACAACTCAGACTGTGAAAACCCCAAGGCTGAAGACTCTGAAATGGGGTTTATGGCACCTGATGAGGATGTCCAGATGACAGCGGGTGATGAGCAACCAGAGGAATCTGCTGCCAAAGAAGAGCACAGTGATCCTGTGAAGGAAGAGGAGATGGAAGCAAAGCAGGGAGAAACATCGCTTGGGAAAGGTTCTGGTGATGTGAAGGAGGAACCTTGCCCTGCAGAGGAAGCTGGCAATCTGACAGTGGAAAAAGAGCCAGGCCCTAAAGAAACTAGTGGGGGGTTTCTCTTCAAGTGTTTAATGAATgtgaagaaagaaggaaatgatGTAGTAGTAGAAATGCACTGGGTTGAAGGACAGAACAGAGACTTGATGAACCAGCTGTGCACGTACTTGCGGAACCAAATTCTTCGATTGGTTGCTAGTTAG